In a genomic window of Scomber japonicus isolate fScoJap1 chromosome 17, fScoJap1.pri, whole genome shotgun sequence:
- the LOC128377454 gene encoding NLR family CARD domain-containing protein 3-like: protein MTKGVAGIGKTVLTQKFTLDWAEDKANQDIHFTFPFTFRELNVLKEKKYSLVELVHHFFTETKEAGICRFEEFQVVFIFDGLDECRLPLDFHNTEILTDVTESTSVDVLLTNLIRGKLLPSARLWITTRPAAANQIPPECVVMTEVRGFTDPQKEEYFRKRFRDEEQARTIISHIKTSRSLHIMCHIPVFCWITATVLEDVLKSREGRELPKTLTEMYIHFLVVQAKLKNVKYDGGTERDPHWNKKSRKMIESLGKLAFEQLQKGNLIFYESDLTECGFDIRAASVYSGVFTEVFKEERGLYQDKVFCFVHLSVQEFLAALHVHLTFIKSGVNLLAGKQTASWWPEVFTGKSTHVYESAVDEALKSPNGHLDLFLRFLLGLSLQTNQTLLRGLLTQTGSSSQTNQKTVEYIKKKIRKSLSAERSINLFHCLNELNDHSLVEEIQQSLRSGSLSTVKLSPAQWSALVFILMSSEKDLDVFDLKKYSASEEALLRLLSVVKASNKALLSGCHLSERSCAALSSVLSSQSSSLRDLDLSNNNLQDSGVKQLSAGLESTTCELETLSLSGCLITEEGCASLASALSCNPSHLRNLDLSNNNLQDSGVKQLSAGLDSPNCELETLSLSGCLITEEGCASLASALSCNPSHLRELDLSNNNLQDSGVKQLSTGLESPHCTLETLSLSGCLITEKGCASLALALRYNPSHLRDLDLSNNNLQDSGVKQLSTGLESPHFELETLSLSGCLITEEGCASLASALRNNPSHLRELDLSYNHPGDSGEKLLSAGLKDPHWRLDTLCCPLDTNTVHRELKLSDNNRKVTEVEEDQSYPDHPDRFDPYLQLLCSNGLTGRCYWEVEWRGKVAISVSYRGISRKGNSDDCKFGWNDQSWILFCSDDDDGRYSVHHNKIETSISPSSSSSSSSSSSSSVSNRVAVYVDCPAGTLSFYRVSSDTLIHLHTFNTTFTEPLYAGFGFRSDSSVYLCPLSE, encoded by the exons atgacaaagggagtggctggcattgggaaaacagtcttaacacagaagttcactctggactgggctgaagacaaagccaaccaggacatacacttcacatttccattcactttcagagagctgaatgtgctgaaagagaaaaagtacagcttggtggaacttgttcatcacttctttactgaaaccaaagaagcaggaatctgcaggtttgaagagttccaggttgtgttcatctttgacggtctggatgagtgtcgacttcctctggacttccacaacactgagatcctgactgatgttacagagtccacctcagtggatgtgctgctgacaaacctcatcagggggaaactgcttccctctgctcgcctctggataaccacacgacctgcagcagccaatcagatccctcctgagtgtgtcgttatgacagaggtcagagggttcactgacccacagaaggaggagtacttcaggaagagattcagagatgaggagcaggccagaaccatcatctcccacatcaagacatcacgaagcctccacatcatgtgccacatcccagtcttctgctggatcactgctacagttctggaggatgtgttgaaaagcagagagggaagagagctacccaagaccctgactgagatgtacatccacttcctggtggttcaggcTAAACTGAAGAatgtcaagtatgatggaggaacTGAGAGAGATCCACACTGGAATAaaaagagcaggaagatgattgagtctctgggaaaactggcttttgagcagctgcagaaaggcaacctgatcttctatgaatcagacctgacagagtgtggcttcgatatcagagcagcctcagtgtactcaggagtgttcaccgaggtctttaaagaggagagagggctgtaccaggacaaggtgttctgcttcgtccatctgagtgttcaggagtttctggctgctcttcatgtccatctgacattcatcaagtctggagtcaatctgctggcaggaaaacaaacagcatCCTGGTGGCCTGAAGTGTTCACAGGCAAATCAACACATGTCTAcgagagtgctgtggacgaggccttaaagagtccgaatggacacctggacttgttcctccgcttcctccttggtctttcactgcagaccaatcagactctcctacgaggtctgctgacacagacaggaagtagctcacagaccaatcagaaaacagtcgagtacatcaagaagaagatcaggaagagtctgtctgcagagagaagcatcaatctgttccactgtctgaatgaactgaatgatcattctctagtggaggagatccaacagtccctgagatcaggaagtctctccacagttaaattgtctcctgctcagtggtcagctctggtcttcatcttaatgtcatcagaaaaagatctggacgtgtttgacctgaagaaatactctgcttcagaggaggctcttctgaggctgctgtcaGTGGTTAAAGCTTCaaataaagctct GCTGAGTGGCTGtcacctctcagagagaagctgtgcagctctgtcctcagttctcagctcccagtcctctagtctgagagatctggacctgagtaacaacaacctgcaggattcaggagtgaagcagctttctgctggactggagagtacaacctgtgaactggaaactctcag tctgtcaggatgtctgatcacagaggaaggctgtgcttctctggcctcagctctgagctgcaacccctcccatctgagaaatctggacctgagtaacaacaacctgcaggattcaggagtgaagcagctttctgctggactggacaGTCCAAACTGtgaactggaaactctcag tctgtcaggatgtctgatcacagaggaaggctgtgcttctctggcctcggctctgagctgcaacccctcccatctgagagagctggacctgagtaacaacaacctgcaggattcaggagtgaagcagctttctactggactggagagtccacactgtacactggaaacCCTCAG tctgtcaggatgtctgatcacagagaaaggctgtgcttctctggccttaGCTCTGaggtacaacccctcccatctgagagatctggacctgagtaacaacaacctgcaggattcaggagtgaagcagctttctactggactggagagtccacactttgaactggaaactctcag tctgtcaggatgtctgatcacagaggaaggctgtgcttctctggcgtCAGCTCTGAGgaacaacccctcccatctgagagagctggacctgagctacaatcatccaggagactcaggagagaaatTACTGTCTGCTGGAttgaaggatccacactggagactggacactctctg ctgtcca ctggacacaaacacagtacacagagaactcaaactgtctgataacaacaggaaggtgacagaggtggaggaggatcagtcatatcctgatcatccagacagatttgacccctaccttcagctgctgtgtagtaatggtctgactggtcgctgttactgggaggtcgagtggagaggaaaagttgctatatcagtgagttacagaggaatcagcaggaaaggaaacagtgaTGACTGCAAGTTTGGatggaatgatcagtcctggattctgttctgctctgatgatgatgatggtcgtTACTCTGTCCATCACAATAAGATAGAAACATccatctccccctcctcctcttcctcctcctcttcctcctcctcctcctcggtctctaacagagtagcagtgtatgtggactgtcctgctggcactctgtccttctacagagtctcctctgacacactgatccacctccacaccttcaacaccacattcactgaacctctgtatgctgggtttgggtttaGGTCTGATTCTTCAGTGtatctgtgtcctctgtctgagtga